Proteins co-encoded in one Parascardovia denticolens DSM 10105 = JCM 12538 genomic window:
- a CDS encoding LPD25 domain-containing protein, translating into MSGTTPHPQPDKEPRWAHMSFPSGFVHTYQITDRNGDQWDKALVTMPKGTYLNGVDVAYYNLDVFMSDRMLTQKANRQPVTVSIREDRQLELFKGRGSTRRHILVMDPWALAAAVKRARQAYAQTISQEQQDKRSRLKNTPSFGDPDSIQVTIDTAELGLIADNTTLDLNQADYILSGIEDAKQTTRFRHPASSIGYEKIRLTIHYHIDGVDGEYKDRLDIGDGYHGITDLATTNAIGADAAWRQVADRMLHISSQPLSQQELT; encoded by the coding sequence ATGAGCGGCACCACACCACACCCCCAGCCAGACAAGGAACCCCGCTGGGCTCATATGAGTTTCCCATCCGGATTCGTCCACACCTACCAGATCACCGACCGCAACGGCGACCAGTGGGACAAAGCCCTGGTCACCATGCCCAAAGGCACCTACCTGAACGGAGTGGACGTCGCCTACTACAACCTGGACGTGTTCATGAGCGACCGCATGCTCACCCAGAAAGCCAACCGGCAGCCGGTCACCGTCAGCATCCGCGAAGACCGGCAGCTGGAACTGTTCAAAGGCCGCGGCTCCACCCGCCGCCACATCCTCGTCATGGATCCCTGGGCATTGGCCGCAGCCGTCAAACGAGCCCGCCAAGCGTACGCGCAGACCATCAGCCAGGAGCAGCAGGACAAGCGCAGCCGGCTGAAGAACACGCCCAGCTTCGGCGACCCCGACAGCATCCAGGTCACCATCGACACCGCCGAGCTCGGCCTGATCGCCGACAACACGACCCTCGACCTCAACCAGGCGGACTACATCCTCTCCGGCATCGAAGACGCCAAACAGACCACCCGCTTCCGCCACCCCGCCAGCAGCATCGGCTACGAGAAGATCCGCCTGACCATCCACTACCACATCGACGGCGTGGACGGCGAATACAAGGACCGCCTGGACATCGGCGACGGCTACCACGGCATCACCGACCTGGCCACCACCAACGCCATCGGAGCCGACGCCGCCTGGCGCCAAGTGGCCGACCGCATGCTCCACATCAGCAGCCAGCCCCTCAGCCAGCAGGAACTCACCTAA
- a CDS encoding PcfB family protein, with product MPMEEQATQLIQEGSRKAALVGIRVTARTIQWILKTILGAGAAGLGKLDAHTQKKLNTGRMSLKRLNQITGGQIKRFDLDEKQSKQLARQLQRSGINFNLALDKQDGTGIISYPTISAPFVQDAIHRLNPDMSIQDIQDAVMDAEQTAQALSDPAMQTVAGNLAHIRQETTPKQTQQPAGQQQEDHAQPTQEQARTGRDERPDHWQTTPATSRQKNLIHDQVEQGLISRQEADAFLETNPTIAQANQWLNDHPATVDHLDLYGEKNIHQTKQARKGAKLTKKEVMDSIKKGAAARTRAHGSAAAAPTHKQNLKTGISRKQ from the coding sequence ATGCCAATGGAAGAACAAGCCACCCAGCTCATCCAAGAAGGATCGCGCAAGGCGGCCCTCGTCGGGATCCGGGTCACCGCCCGCACCATCCAATGGATCCTCAAGACCATCCTCGGCGCGGGCGCGGCCGGACTGGGCAAACTCGACGCCCACACCCAGAAGAAACTGAACACCGGGCGAATGAGCCTGAAACGGCTCAACCAGATCACCGGCGGCCAGATCAAACGGTTCGACCTGGACGAGAAGCAATCCAAACAGCTGGCCCGTCAGCTGCAACGCTCCGGCATCAACTTCAACCTCGCCCTCGACAAGCAGGACGGCACGGGCATCATCAGCTACCCCACCATCTCCGCGCCCTTCGTCCAGGACGCCATCCACCGGCTCAACCCGGACATGAGCATCCAGGACATCCAGGACGCGGTCATGGACGCCGAACAAACCGCCCAAGCCCTCTCCGACCCAGCCATGCAGACCGTCGCCGGAAACCTCGCCCACATCCGCCAGGAGACCACCCCCAAGCAGACCCAACAGCCGGCCGGCCAGCAGCAGGAAGACCACGCCCAACCCACGCAGGAGCAGGCCCGGACGGGGCGGGATGAGCGGCCGGACCACTGGCAGACCACGCCCGCCACCAGCCGGCAGAAGAACCTCATCCACGACCAAGTAGAGCAGGGCCTGATCAGCCGGCAGGAAGCCGACGCCTTCCTGGAGACCAACCCCACCATCGCCCAAGCCAACCAGTGGCTCAACGACCATCCGGCCACCGTGGACCACCTCGACCTATACGGCGAGAAGAACATCCACCAGACCAAACAGGCCAGGAAAGGAGCCAAACTGACGAAAAAGGAGGTCATGGACTCCATCAAGAAAGGCGCAGCCGCACGCACACGCGCCCATGGATCAGCCGCGGCCGCACCCACCCACAAGCAGAATTTGAAAACCGGCATCAGCCGCAAACAGTAA
- a CDS encoding relaxase/mobilization nuclease domain-containing protein has product MMAIVKVGQIKKSLDKAIKYITKPGKTQDGWLVSASWLMPFADQLKEPKTMADAMNWDNKRSIAGIRSNTTLARHVIQSFDPDDPLTPGMAHSIGIQFAHQLSQEGDYKYVIATHVDRAHLHNHIILCNTNSRTHYKMRLDKTTLMKRWTPISDKLCQEYGLALSPRHNQEEKHAAPTRWLRGADYYASLKGEGQKQRVRDMIDRACTDAHTFIEFKQALRDYQVECSIRGTHLTYTDLTTGRKYRDGRLGVAYDERSVMVKLNHQALKHISVNQRLIDYEDPETMRIIIPHTHGDKRITIPKSMTTRAGKTVRVYFGQDGQIPVSDRAGQGAGKLSMMDLFGVFGAPAETWRDLTHLAERPGREEKPIVADSPRQAAWMRHQQQITDQIARQAKAITLINQAGGGDAGKAAATITRQLMRADDALTGLMIARQDLIGRLAARDDQDDQSQAQLDGLDKQLDTLSQAITTLDEQLRTLSQAARDQRRETSQERKTTGPRR; this is encoded by the coding sequence ATGATGGCGATCGTCAAAGTCGGCCAGATCAAGAAAAGCCTGGACAAGGCCATCAAATACATCACCAAGCCAGGGAAAACGCAAGACGGGTGGCTGGTATCCGCCAGCTGGCTGATGCCCTTCGCCGACCAGCTGAAGGAGCCGAAAACCATGGCCGACGCCATGAACTGGGACAACAAGCGGTCCATCGCCGGCATCAGAAGCAACACCACCCTGGCCAGGCACGTCATCCAATCCTTCGACCCCGACGACCCCCTCACCCCCGGCATGGCGCACAGCATCGGCATCCAATTCGCCCACCAACTCTCCCAGGAGGGCGACTACAAGTACGTGATCGCCACGCACGTGGACCGCGCCCACCTGCACAACCACATCATCCTGTGTAATACGAACAGCCGCACCCACTACAAGATGCGGCTCGACAAAACGACGCTCATGAAAAGGTGGACGCCGATCAGCGACAAGCTCTGCCAGGAATACGGACTCGCCCTCAGCCCCCGCCATAACCAGGAGGAGAAGCACGCCGCGCCGACCCGGTGGCTGCGCGGCGCCGACTACTACGCCAGCCTGAAAGGAGAGGGGCAGAAGCAGCGCGTGCGCGACATGATCGACCGCGCCTGCACCGACGCCCACACCTTCATCGAGTTCAAACAGGCGCTGCGAGACTACCAGGTGGAATGCTCCATCCGTGGCACGCACCTGACCTACACGGACCTGACCACCGGCCGCAAATACCGCGACGGCAGGCTCGGCGTCGCCTACGACGAGAGGAGCGTCATGGTCAAACTCAACCACCAGGCCCTCAAACACATCAGCGTCAACCAGCGGCTCATCGACTATGAGGACCCCGAGACCATGCGCATCATCATCCCCCACACCCACGGCGACAAAAGGATCACCATACCCAAGAGCATGACCACCAGGGCCGGCAAAACCGTCCGCGTCTACTTCGGCCAGGACGGCCAGATCCCCGTATCCGACCGGGCCGGCCAAGGCGCGGGCAAGCTCTCCATGATGGACCTGTTTGGCGTCTTCGGCGCTCCCGCGGAAACCTGGCGGGACCTCACCCATCTGGCGGAACGCCCCGGACGGGAGGAGAAGCCCATCGTGGCGGACTCGCCCCGCCAGGCCGCCTGGATGCGCCACCAGCAGCAGATCACCGACCAGATCGCCCGCCAGGCGAAGGCGATCACCCTCATCAACCAGGCCGGCGGCGGCGACGCCGGCAAGGCGGCCGCCACGATCACCCGGCAGCTCATGCGCGCCGACGACGCGCTCACCGGCCTCATGATCGCCCGCCAGGACCTGATCGGCCGCCTGGCCGCCCGCGACGACCAGGATGACCAAAGCCAGGCGCAGCTGGACGGCCTGGACAAGCAGCTGGACACGCTCAGCCAGGCCATCACCACCCTCGACGAGCAGCTGCGCACGCTCAGCCAGGCCGCCCGCGACCAACGGCGGGAAACCAGCCAGGAGCGGAAGACAACCGGCCCGCGCCGATAA
- a CDS encoding MobC family plasmid mobilization relaxosome protein encodes MGRHKAKDYTIRREILFSQKEWELIRMRYECETAGQDVTFSRWARRVLSEPFNLSVTQTVDTSLVDRQITGVAANVNQIARLANTLHQADAALLADINASLTRLNQALSQLHQDSQDLIAAQLTGAYQGRR; translated from the coding sequence ATGGGCAGACACAAGGCGAAAGACTACACAATCCGCAGGGAGATCCTGTTCAGCCAGAAGGAGTGGGAACTCATCCGCATGCGCTACGAGTGCGAGACCGCCGGCCAGGACGTGACCTTCAGCCGATGGGCGAGGCGCGTATTGAGCGAGCCCTTCAACCTGTCCGTGACGCAAACCGTGGACACCAGCCTGGTGGACAGGCAGATCACCGGGGTGGCCGCCAACGTCAACCAGATCGCCCGCCTGGCCAACACGCTCCACCAGGCGGACGCGGCCCTCCTCGCCGACATCAACGCCAGCCTCACCCGCCTGAACCAGGCCCTATCCCAGCTCCACCAGGACAGCCAGGACCTGATCGCCGCCCAACTGACCGGCGCCTACCAGGGGAGGCGATGA
- a CDS encoding ParB/Srx family N-terminal domain-containing protein, translated as MMHEETVAVEQLEVWKENPRIEPAASESEAMRRIYEASDDKPEKSRRQFMNLVESIAVNGYQNLVEPILVLKSGDHYIVQDANRRITALKMLNYPNRFSNILTVSDKTRLETFVKESQGTIDRDLNVVVFDDTKEDKESLKAILQRLHNGPQDGVGTVSWTTEAKQRFTGKETFSDKLEGPFCDQFNQTLSDYFGGNSSITTVHRLINAKPARDYLGIDDPENPTTEQLDKVRSLVDTIKDYAQSRGIPASRINVATLNSEIITHLSEQPPSAEEPDIPENGAGIDVSNFKLSVDSPLRRVENHIGAKWNNSVSNMIVEDRFEQINVLLMAYEKYGKLTGDQTDRIQKLSLCCPSIRVLFELGIRVVMDNAGLLTNIDMKGWTSSSTSHGDHVRVILQAIRQDKTFLTYLSSHGVFGLGFKKLQTILRPEAVVASVDKSEDTAHTSNMNMSRDDLMPMFNDAVLFAYLCEQYIVYKEKTSSTTAGQI; from the coding sequence ATGATGCACGAGGAGACGGTGGCGGTAGAACAACTGGAGGTGTGGAAGGAAAATCCTCGGATTGAGCCTGCCGCTAGCGAGTCTGAAGCAATGAGAAGGATTTATGAGGCGAGTGATGATAAGCCGGAGAAATCACGCAGACAATTCATGAATCTTGTCGAGTCGATTGCAGTGAACGGGTATCAGAATCTTGTCGAGCCTATCCTCGTTCTTAAAAGTGGTGATCACTATATAGTGCAGGATGCGAATCGGAGGATCACCGCCCTCAAAATGCTAAACTATCCTAATCGGTTTTCCAATATTCTTACCGTGTCTGATAAAACAAGGTTGGAGACTTTCGTCAAAGAGAGTCAAGGAACGATTGATCGGGATTTGAACGTCGTGGTCTTTGACGACACAAAGGAGGACAAGGAATCGCTCAAAGCGATTTTACAGCGTTTGCATAATGGTCCTCAGGATGGAGTGGGAACTGTTTCCTGGACCACTGAAGCCAAGCAACGTTTTACGGGAAAAGAAACTTTTTCAGATAAGCTTGAGGGCCCCTTTTGCGATCAGTTCAATCAGACCTTATCGGATTATTTCGGTGGCAATAGTTCTATTACCACGGTTCATCGGCTTATTAATGCGAAGCCTGCTCGAGACTATCTGGGTATTGATGATCCGGAAAACCCGACAACGGAGCAGCTTGATAAAGTTCGTTCATTAGTGGATACAATTAAGGACTACGCTCAGTCTCGTGGAATTCCGGCTTCCCGAATTAATGTAGCGACCCTTAATAGTGAAATCATCACCCATCTAAGTGAACAGCCTCCTTCTGCGGAGGAGCCGGATATTCCTGAGAATGGGGCAGGAATTGATGTCTCTAATTTCAAACTCAGCGTTGATTCCCCTCTTAGACGTGTGGAGAATCATATCGGAGCGAAGTGGAACAATTCGGTTTCAAATATGATTGTTGAGGACAGGTTTGAACAGATCAACGTGCTTCTTATGGCCTACGAGAAATACGGTAAGCTGACTGGAGACCAGACTGATAGGATTCAGAAACTCTCCTTATGCTGCCCCTCTATACGTGTTCTATTCGAGCTTGGCATAAGAGTCGTAATGGACAACGCTGGGCTTCTTACTAATATTGATATGAAAGGGTGGACGTCGTCCTCGACGTCTCATGGTGACCATGTGAGGGTCATATTGCAGGCAATTCGACAGGATAAGACGTTTCTCACCTATTTATCCAGCCATGGGGTTTTTGGATTGGGGTTCAAAAAACTGCAAACTATCCTCCGGCCGGAAGCGGTTGTCGCATCGGTGGATAAGTCTGAGGATACTGCGCACACTTCCAACATGAACATGTCTCGTGATGATCTCATGCCGATGTTTAATGATGCTGTGCTTTTTGCTTATCTGTGCGAGCAATATATCGTTTACAAGGAGAAAACGAGCTCGACAACAGCTGGCCAAATCTAA
- a CDS encoding DNA adenine methylase: protein MKAQTLTNGSRTPLRYPGGKGKVTRFVGHLLEINHVDGTYIEPFAGGAGVAINLLLAGYVRRIIINDLDPGVSAFWRTLTQEKNKLVREIKEVPFDSHTSLDEFTASDREQYWERIHNRYLYDRNRSQADIAFDFFMLNRMNVSGILKGGPIGGHSQNGAYNIGARFSKEALIRRIELIANRSNAITVLNDEGSHFCDKLFDGRIPGAHCDNTFMFVDPPYYKQGQNLYNAYATDRMHKLIAEKLQDKGAEWKWIVTYDDAQYIRNIYDDRLNRFEYDITYSANKRGRFKELLFASPSTNVESYDNVNLVKIC, encoded by the coding sequence ATGAAAGCGCAAACTCTTACGAATGGGTCTCGGACTCCTTTGCGGTATCCAGGGGGGAAGGGGAAGGTGACCCGTTTTGTCGGGCATCTTCTTGAAATCAATCATGTGGATGGTACGTACATTGAACCGTTCGCGGGGGGTGCTGGCGTCGCCATTAATCTTTTGCTCGCAGGCTATGTGCGAAGAATTATCATTAATGATCTTGATCCTGGGGTATCCGCTTTCTGGCGTACTTTGACGCAGGAGAAGAACAAACTGGTACGTGAGATAAAAGAAGTCCCCTTTGATAGCCATACCAGTCTTGATGAGTTCACGGCTTCTGATCGTGAACAGTACTGGGAGAGGATTCATAATCGCTACCTGTATGATCGGAATCGTTCTCAAGCGGATATCGCCTTTGACTTCTTCATGCTGAATCGTATGAACGTCAGCGGGATCCTTAAAGGAGGTCCCATCGGAGGCCACTCGCAAAATGGGGCCTACAATATCGGGGCGCGATTTAGTAAAGAAGCGCTCATTCGGCGTATAGAACTCATCGCAAATCGTTCAAACGCTATTACGGTCCTTAATGACGAAGGCAGTCATTTTTGTGACAAACTTTTTGATGGCCGTATACCCGGAGCTCATTGCGATAACACTTTTATGTTTGTAGATCCACCGTATTACAAACAAGGCCAGAACCTTTATAACGCTTACGCGACAGATCGAATGCACAAGCTTATCGCAGAAAAGCTCCAGGATAAAGGCGCGGAATGGAAGTGGATTGTCACTTATGATGATGCCCAATATATCCGTAATATCTATGATGATCGACTGAATCGTTTTGAATACGACATCACTTATTCGGCGAATAAAAGAGGAAGATTCAAAGAATTGCTTTTCGCTTCTCCTTCTACGAATGTGGAATCATATGACAATGTCAATCTTGTAAAGATCTGCTAG
- a CDS encoding tyrosine-type recombinase/integrase: MTRRPRYSQFGTVIARHDKHGRLTAWQARYVNPKDHSKKVQRNFKPGQETLAHQWLDQERLRVDRDALGLEPWVHPSQRNPTTPYPSVDFATFARTWAEEYRLPTGRLAQGATKRNLKADVQHLITAFGDLTIQEMTNDRIHAWYDQPHAEGPHSWRRQCLRLKSLLTAAKDGTCGPWGKLIATNPFDLPIPPHPQSERTTVQPITKTELHALYHAMPDYDRLSIYLAALAGGLRIGEACALQKDDIDFTTETLHIHHSINRGPSDTGPLQLCPAKTRGSHRIVPLPHKLIGYIHDHITRYCQATNPQLFPGKRVAILAPTTLQSHFRAARRAAGRPDITFHTLRASHATLLMIEGGTLKEAMDDLGHVSEKVALDHYQRIVPEHRRAINEKLADLLL, encoded by the coding sequence ATGACGAGAAGACCACGCTACTCACAATTCGGAACCGTCATCGCCCGCCACGACAAACACGGCAGGCTCACAGCATGGCAAGCCCGATACGTGAACCCCAAAGACCACAGCAAAAAAGTCCAACGAAACTTCAAACCCGGACAGGAAACCCTCGCCCACCAATGGCTCGACCAAGAACGCCTCCGAGTAGACCGCGACGCACTCGGACTGGAACCATGGGTCCACCCCTCCCAACGGAACCCGACGACCCCCTACCCATCAGTGGATTTCGCCACCTTCGCCCGAACATGGGCGGAGGAATACCGCCTGCCCACCGGACGACTGGCCCAAGGAGCGACCAAAAGGAACCTCAAAGCCGACGTCCAACACCTCATCACCGCGTTCGGCGACCTGACGATCCAGGAGATGACCAACGACAGGATCCACGCCTGGTACGACCAGCCCCACGCCGAAGGCCCCCACTCCTGGAGACGCCAATGCCTCAGACTCAAATCACTCCTCACCGCCGCCAAGGACGGCACCTGCGGGCCATGGGGGAAACTCATCGCCACCAACCCCTTCGACCTACCCATACCACCACACCCCCAATCAGAACGGACCACAGTTCAACCCATCACCAAAACCGAACTACACGCCCTCTACCACGCCATGCCCGACTACGACCGGCTCAGCATCTACCTCGCCGCCCTCGCCGGCGGCCTACGCATAGGAGAAGCATGCGCCCTGCAAAAAGACGACATCGACTTCACCACCGAAACCCTCCACATCCACCACTCCATCAACCGCGGACCCTCCGACACCGGACCCCTGCAACTATGCCCCGCCAAAACCCGCGGAAGCCACCGCATCGTCCCCCTGCCCCACAAACTCATCGGCTACATCCACGACCACATCACCAGATACTGCCAAGCCACCAACCCCCAACTCTTCCCAGGGAAACGGGTCGCCATCCTCGCCCCGACGACCCTCCAAAGCCACTTCCGCGCCGCCCGACGAGCCGCAGGACGGCCGGACATCACCTTCCACACCCTCAGAGCCAGCCACGCCACACTCCTCATGATCGAAGGAGGCACCCTGAAAGAAGCAATGGACGACCTCGGCCACGTCAGCGAAAAAGTGGCCCTTGACCACTACCAGCGTATCGTCCCAGAACACCGCCGAGCCATCAACGAAAAACTCGCCGACCTGCTCTTATAA
- a CDS encoding ParA family protein has translation MRITIANAKGGVGKTTSAIYLAQAASLRGHRAVVLDADPQGSASQWADLAAQENQPLDFNVLPANPATLKRPRTTRAIEIVDSAPTGPGLQAALETADFTIIPCSDSPLDVQQAWATLETLKAPAAILLVRVEPATRAMKAVLDAFTQWKTPIFDSRIRKRQDIKTSMGHKPTKLWEYAQAWQEMEQTIDPRKEV, from the coding sequence ATGAGAATCACCATCGCCAACGCCAAAGGGGGAGTGGGCAAGACCACCTCCGCCATCTACCTCGCCCAGGCGGCCAGCCTGCGCGGCCACCGGGCCGTCGTCCTGGACGCCGACCCCCAAGGGTCAGCCAGCCAATGGGCCGACCTGGCCGCCCAGGAAAACCAGCCTCTCGATTTCAATGTGCTGCCCGCCAATCCGGCCACCCTGAAACGGCCCAGGACGACGCGGGCGATCGAGATCGTGGACTCGGCCCCCACCGGCCCAGGCCTCCAAGCCGCGCTGGAGACCGCCGACTTCACCATCATCCCCTGCTCGGACAGCCCCCTGGACGTGCAGCAGGCCTGGGCCACCCTGGAAACCCTCAAAGCGCCGGCGGCCATCCTCCTCGTGCGCGTCGAGCCGGCCACCCGCGCCATGAAAGCCGTCCTAGACGCCTTCACCCAGTGGAAGACCCCCATCTTCGACAGCCGGATCCGCAAACGGCAGGACATCAAAACCAGCATGGGACACAAACCCACCAAACTCTGGGAGTACGCCCAAGCATGGCAGGAAATGGAACAAACCATCGACCCGAGGAAGGAAGTCTGA
- a CDS encoding DUF805 domain-containing protein, giving the protein MSIPEQNPPEQNPSYGNGYQPAPGQGQAQPQPQGQAAWDQQPQEFQQFQESPEFQQQTVQQPPQTTAQQPQRPRAADNQPWYGIPFVEAIKRFWLKYVVLSGRASRSEYWWPFLVNFAVLFLLALIPGKVGNWLFFLAAVCVFLPALTVAVRRLHDQNLRGWWLLVPVAVACLGLLLNQDNRPAEGPSSTNRIGAIIFILSTIGYLVLMALPSRSAGVRFDSNPQGQAQNASSWRMAQANGYQHPSMMARPGYGVTPAPLGDAVLTNPAPINRQAAQEGAHLDNPQIQY; this is encoded by the coding sequence ATGTCAATCCCAGAGCAGAACCCACCAGAGCAGAACCCCTCTTATGGCAATGGCTATCAGCCGGCGCCAGGTCAGGGCCAAGCCCAGCCCCAGCCTCAGGGCCAGGCGGCTTGGGACCAGCAGCCCCAAGAGTTCCAGCAATTCCAGGAATCCCCGGAATTCCAGCAGCAGACGGTCCAGCAGCCGCCTCAGACCACCGCCCAGCAGCCTCAACGTCCTCGGGCGGCGGACAACCAGCCTTGGTACGGGATTCCTTTTGTCGAAGCGATCAAGCGCTTCTGGCTGAAGTACGTGGTCCTCTCCGGCCGGGCTTCTCGCAGCGAATACTGGTGGCCTTTCCTGGTCAACTTCGCCGTCCTCTTCCTCCTCGCCTTGATTCCCGGCAAGGTTGGGAACTGGCTTTTCTTCCTCGCCGCGGTCTGCGTCTTCCTGCCGGCCCTGACGGTCGCCGTGAGGCGTCTGCATGACCAGAACCTGCGTGGCTGGTGGCTTCTCGTCCCTGTCGCCGTCGCCTGCCTTGGCCTTCTCCTCAACCAGGACAATCGTCCTGCGGAAGGGCCGTCCTCCACCAACCGGATCGGCGCGATCATCTTCATCTTGTCCACCATCGGCTACCTGGTCCTGATGGCCCTGCCTTCCCGTTCCGCCGGGGTCCGTTTTGACAGCAATCCCCAGGGCCAGGCCCAGAACGCCTCGAGCTGGCGGATGGCTCAGGCGAATGGCTATCAGCACCCCAGCATGATGGCCCGTCCTGGTTATGGTGTCACCCCCGCCCCCTTGGGCGACGCTGTCCTGACAAACCCGGCTCCGATCAATCGTCAGGCGGCCCAGGAAGGGGCTCATTTGGATAATCCTCAGATACAGTACTGA